A region of Microcoleus sp. bin38.metabat.b11b12b14.051 DNA encodes the following proteins:
- a CDS encoding helix-turn-helix transcriptional regulator — MAENPELKKFGEQVRRLRTSKGFSQEKLAELAGLHRNYIGGIERGERNIALLNILRLAKALGVSPSELLQEIE; from the coding sequence GTGGCAGAAAACCCAGAGCTAAAAAAATTTGGAGAGCAAGTTCGCAGGCTAAGAACATCAAAAGGCTTTTCCCAAGAAAAGTTAGCAGAACTAGCCGGACTGCACCGCAACTACATTGGTGGTATTGAGCGGGGTGAGAGAAACATAGCGCTGTTAAACATCTTGCGGTTAGCAAAAGCTCTAGGAGTATCGCCCAGCGAACTATTGCAGGAAATAGAGTAA